In the genome of Nitrospirota bacterium, one region contains:
- a CDS encoding response regulator, giving the protein MTKILVIDDDVRDRGLLAAVLEERGYEVILADNGGAGLTLCHRRTPDAVVLDLNMPGIDGRSLLQQLRILHPTLPVVVFSGHSTEEVEQEMLSQGATAFIQKAFSLDQLGLALQEVLPSPHSS; this is encoded by the coding sequence ATGACGAAGATTCTTGTCATAGACGATGATGTCCGCGACCGAGGCCTCCTAGCTGCCGTCCTCGAGGAAAGAGGATATGAAGTTATTTTGGCAGATAATGGTGGGGCAGGGTTGACGTTATGTCACCGGCGAACTCCTGATGCTGTCGTGTTGGACCTCAACATGCCTGGAATAGACGGTCGGAGCTTACTGCAGCAATTGCGGATACTGCACCCCACCCTACCGGTCGTAGTTTTTAGTGGACACAGCACTGAAGAGGTTGAGCAAGAGATGCTGAGCCAGGGCGCCACGGCCTTTATTCAGAAGGCATTTTCGCTCGATCAACTTGGGTTGGCATTGCAGGAGGTCCTACCCTCTCCCCACTCAAGCTGA
- a CDS encoding uracil-DNA glycosylase: YMKDFVLFPLLHPAAALHQGSMFEPLREDFKKLREFLDRNTKPAEPTTATPIAAPTLDIEPPQPTQMDLFG; the protein is encoded by the coding sequence TACATGAAAGACTTTGTGCTCTTCCCCCTCCTGCATCCAGCCGCAGCCCTGCACCAAGGCAGCATGTTCGAACCGCTTCGCGAAGACTTCAAAAAACTTAGAGAGTTTCTGGACCGAAATACCAAACCAGCCGAACCCACCACAGCGACACCCATTGCTGCACCCACGCTAGACATCGAACCGCCGCAGCCAACCCAGATGGATCTGTTCGGATAG